From the Coriobacteriia bacterium genome, the window GACGGGGAAGGTCCAGACTCGGCGCCAGACGTTCGAGGCGGTGCGGTGCAGGCTGCGGAGGGGCTTGCTGTGCGGGCCGTACACGGAGCCGATGACGTTGTAGGCTACGACCCCGTCGGGGGCGAGATGCTCGCGGGCCTCGCGCATGGACTCCTCTGTGAGCAGCCGGCGGGGGACCCTGTCGTCGTCGAAGGCGTCCACGACGACGATGTCGTAGGTCTCCGAGCAGGTCGAGAGCCACGCGCGCCCGTCGCCGAGGACCACGCGGATGCGCTCGCAGTCGGGCAGCGCGAAGAACGCGCGCGCGACCTCGACGACCTCGGGGTCGATCTCGGCGACGTCCAGGCGCATCGCCGGGTAGTCGCGCCACATGCGCTTCACGAGGGAGCCGCCTCCCAGCCCGATGACGAGGGTACGTGCGGCGTCGGGCTTCACCGCCATGGTGAGGTGCAGGTAGCCGACGTAGTCGATGTCGGTCTCGAACGGGTCGTCGAGCCGCATCGAGGACTGCTCGTTGCGCTCGAACCTGAGCGTGCGCACGCCGTCGTTCTCAGTGACGCGCAGGCGGTGGTATTCGGAATCGTGCTCGTACACGGGGCACCTTCCGGACGACGGGACGTTCGCGGGTGAGGTGCGATGCACGAACAGGGTACCCTGTAGCGGGCCGTACGCCTGCCGAACGGGAGGACGACTTTGGACAGGGACTTCGTCAACGCCGAGATCGCGGCCGCCATGCGCGCGCACGACAAGCCCCGGCTGTCGATCCTGAGGCTCGTGAAGAACGAGATCGACACGCATGAGAAGGAGGCGAAGCGGCCGGCCACCGACGAGGAGGTCGTCGGCGCGCTCAAGAAGGTGCTGAAGCAGACCGGCGAGACCCTCGAGGGCTCGATCAAGGCCGGCACGGATCCGGAGCGCACCGCACTCCTGCAGGCGCAGGTCGACATCCTGAGCGGCTACCTGCCCGAGCAGGTCACCGGCGACGAGTTGCAGGCCGTCGTCGAAGGGGTGCTGGCCGAGGGCGGCTTCACGGACAAGCGCGACATGGGCAGGGCGATCGGTATGGTGGTGTCGGCCACGGGCGGCAACTGCGACAAGGCCGAAGTCGCGCGGATGGTGGGCGCGAAGCTGGGCTGAGGGCGCGCGGCGCTACGCCGTCCGGCGGCCCGTCGGCGCCGCGGCGAGGCGGGCCCACAGCAGTCCTTCCGCCAGAGTGGGCGCGAGCCGGACGCCTTCGGAGCCGGTGAACAGCCCCGCGGCTCGGGCGGTCCTCAGCGGCTGGGGCTGGAGGTCGGCGACTATCAGCTCGATGTCGCGGGACGCGCACTCCTCGGTGAAGCGCTCGAACGAAGCCGCGCCTCCGGCGTCGAGCACGGTGACGCCGTCGGCGTACAGCACGATGCCTCCTCCGTCGGGCGCGTCCGACAGGACCTCGGCGAGCACGCGGTCCGCCGCCGCGAAGAACAGCGCGCCGGTGATCTTGTAGACCTTCCAGCCCGACGGCGCCCCGCCGCGCACGTGCTTCTCGCTCGCGGTGATGTCGCGGACCTGCGTGAACCGCGACGCGTCGCGCATGAACAGCAGCGCGGCCAGCACCACGCCCGCGGTGATCGCGACGACCATGTCGAACGCGACGGTGAGCACCAGGCAGGAGAGCAGCACGAGCCGGTCAGCCCCGGGGCTCGTCCGCGCCAGCGTCACGGCCTTGTCGGCTTCGCTCATGTTCCACGCCACGGTCAGCAGCAGCGCGGCCATCGACGCCATCGGAACGAGGGAGAGCAGCGGTGCCAGCGCGAGCATGCCGAGGAGCACCACCAGCGCGTGCAGCGCGGCCGCCAGCGGCGTGCGGGCGCCGGCCTTGACGTTGGCCGCCGAGCGCGCCAGCGCCGCCGTCGCCGGGATGCCGCCGAAGAAGGGAGCGACGACGTTGGCGAGTCCCTGGCCGAGCATCTCACCGTTGGCGTGGTGTCTGGTGCCGGTGGAGCGGTCCAGCACGACCGCGCACAGCAGCGACTCGATCGCCCCGAGCACCGCGATGGACAGCGACGCCGAGAGCAGCTCGCGCGCGACCGGCAGCGACCAGGTGAGCGGAGCGCCGCCGGCTCCGGCTTGGTTCCAGGGCAGCGCGAAGGAGGGCAGCGCGCGCGGGATGCCGTGGCCGAGCCCTCCGTCGGCCAGGGCGAAGGTGAAGCGCGAACCGATGGTATCGACCGTGTGACCCGCCTTGGCGAGCAGGAGCGCCGCGGCGATGCCGAGGGCGAGGGCGGGGACGTGCCCAGGGATCACGAGACGCTCCCTCGGCCACAGCACGACCGCCAGCAGCGTGAGCCCTCCCACCGCCAGCGCCGCGGGGTCGAGGTTCGGGGCGGCCCGGGCGAAGTGGGCCGCCTTGGCCAGCGTATGCTCGGGCAGGTCGGTGATGCCGAGCCCCAGGAAGTCGTTGACCTGCAGTATCGCGATGACCGATGCGATCCCCGACGTGAAGCCGACGGTGACCGGCTCGGGGATGTACTCGATCAGCCTGCCCAGGCGCGCCGACCCGAGCCCGATCAGTATGACGCCGGCGAACAGGGTCGCCGTGCCCAGGCCGGCCATGCCGTAGCGGCGTGCCACGGGCTCGAGGATGACCACGAACGCCGCCGTGGGACCCGAGACGCTGAAGCGCGAGCCCCCCGCGAGGGCGGCGACCAGGCCCGCGACGGCGGCGGTGAACAGCCCGTTCTGCGGCGGCGCGCCGCTCGCGACGGCGAGGGCCATGGCGAGCGGGACGGCGATGACGCCTACGGTGAGACCCGCGAGCGCGTCTCGCCCGAGGTCCGCGAGCCGGTAGGGACGATCCCGCAGGACGTCGCTCAGGGCGCTCCCGAGCCGGACCGTGGTCAGGTGCTCGCGGTGGGGCATGGCTCCTCGGCGCTCGGCAAGCAGGAAGGAGTTAACACTAGGTACGAATGTGATACGATGTCAATGTTAATATGATTAACATCACTCGCAAGAGGAGGGCTGAGATGGAGGAGCGCAGCGCGCGGCTCACCGTGCTGATCGACCCGCGTAAGAAGGCCGCGTTCGAGCGCCTGTGCCGCGAAGAGGACGTCACGCCGTCCCAGATGGTGCGAAAGATGATCCGCGACTACGTCGAGCGGCGGACCGGGCCCGGGTGGCGGGAGGACCCGGCCGAGGACACCCACACGTCTCGCCGCTGAGGGCGACGGCGGCGCCGAGCCTCCGTCCCGTGCCTCACTCCACGCACGCGCCGACGACCGCGACCTTCTCGACGTCGTCGAGGCCATGGAAGGTGCGGTCAACGACCTCGAGCTGCTGCTCGCGCGTGAGCCTGCTGAACTTCACCGCGTAGCCGGAGACGCGGACGGTGAGGTTCGGGTACTTCTCGGGATGGTCTATCGCGTCGAGCAGCGTCGAGCGGTCGAGCACGTTGACGTTGATGTGATGGCCTCCCTGCCCGAAGTAGCCGTCGAGCATGCCGACGAGCTTCGAGACGCGCTCGTCCTCGGTGCGCCCCAGCGAGGCGGGGACGATCGAGAACGTGTAGGAGATGCCGTCCTGCGCGTACTCATAGGGCAGGCTGGCCACCGAGCACATCGAGGCGACCGGTCCGGAGATGTCCCGCCCGTGCATGGGGTTGGCCCCGGGGGCGAACGGCTCGCCGGCCTTGCGCCCGTCGGGTGTCGAGCCCGTGAGCTTGCCGTAGACCACGTTGCTGGTGATCGTGAGGATCGACTGGGTCGGGATGGCGTCGCGGTAGGTCTTCTGCTTCCGGATGCGCGTCATGAACTCGCGCACGAGCGACCGGGCGATCGAGTCCACGCGCTCGTCGTTGTTGCCGAAGGTGGGGAAGTCGCCCTCCACGGCGTAGTCGACGGCCAGACCCGTCTCCTCGTCACGCACCACCGAGACCTTCGCGTGCTTGATCGCGGAGAGCGAGTCGGCCGCCACCGACATGCCGGCCACGCCACACGCCAGGAAGCGTTGCACGTCGCGGTCGTGCAGCGCCATCTCGAGACGCTCGTAGGAGTACTTGTCGTGCATGTAGTGGATGATGTTGAGCGCTCCCACGTACGTCCGCGCGAGCCAGTCCAGCATCGGCGAGTACCTGGACATCACCTCGTCGTAGTCGAGCACGTCGGCGGTGAACGGCTCGCTCGGCGGCGCGACCTGTGCGCCGGAGAGCTCGTCGCGGCCGCCGTTGATGGCGTACAGCAGGGCCTTCGCGAGGTTCACCCGCGCGCCGAAGTACTGCATCTGCTTGCCGACGCGCATCGCCGAGACGCAGCACGCGATGCCGTAGTCGTCGCCGTAGATCTCGCGCATGACGTCGTCGTTCTCGTACTGCACCGCGCTCGTCTCGACCGAGACTCTGGCGCAGAAGGCCTTGAACGCCGCGGGCAGCGCCAGGGACCACAGCACGGTCAGGTTCGGTTCGGGGGCGGGCCCGAGGTTGCGCAGCGTCTGCAGGAACCGGAAGGACGTCTTGGTGACCAGGTGCCTCTCGTCCTCCCCGACCCCGCCGATCGCCTCGGTCACCCAGGTGGGATCGCCGGAGAACAGCTCGTTGTACTCCGGCGTGCGCAGGTAGCGCACCATGCGCAGCTTCATCACGAACTGGTCGACGAGCTCCTGCGCTTCGCTCTCGGTGAGCTTACGGTCGCGCAGGTCCCGCTCGAGGTAGACGTCCAGGAAGGTCGAGGTCCTCCCCAGGCTCATCGCGGCACCGTTCTGCTCCTTGACCGCCCCCAGATAGCCGAAGTACAGCCACTGCACCGCCTCGAACGCTCCGGCGGCGGGCCTGGAGATGTCGAAGCCGTAGCTCGCCGCCATGGTCTTGAGGTCCTCCAGCGCGCGGTACTGCTCGGCGAGCTCCTCGGTCAGCCGGATGGTCTCGTCGGTCATCTCCCGCTCGGCCATCGCGGCGTGCTGCGCCCTCTTGTCGGCGAGCAGGCGGTCCACCCCGTAGAGCGCGACGCGCCGGTAGTCGCCGATGATGCGCCCTCGGCCGTACACGTCGGGCAGGCCGGTGACGATCCCGGACCTGCGCGCCTTGCGCATCTCCTCGGTGTAGCAGTCGAACACGCCGTCGTTGTGGGTCTTGCGGTACCCGCGGATGCCGAAGATCCGCTTGATCCGCGGCGACAGCGGGTAGCCGTACGCCTTCAGCGCTCCGTCGACCATGCGGATGCCGCCCTGCGGCAGCAGCGCCCGTTTCAGCGGCTCGTCGGTCTGCAGGCCTACGACCAGCTCCGCCTCGCGGTCGACGTAACCGGGCGGGTGCGACGTGATCGACGAGACGACGTCGGTGTCGGCGTCCAGGATCCCCCGACGGCTCTCCTCGCGCATCAGCTCCTCGATGCGCTCCCACAGACGCGCGGTCCGCTCCGTGGGGCCCTCGAGGAAGGCGTCGTCCCCGTCGTACGGCGAGTGGTTGTGCTGGATGAAGTCGCGCACGTCCACGCTCTCGCACCACCGGCCCGGCTCGAATCCCGTCCACGCAGGCTCCAGCTCGCATGCGCTCTTGACTGTGGTCGACATCGCGTTCACGCTCCTCGCCTCGACAGCGTGCACAGGGACGTGCTACCCGATGAGGCCGGGGCGCACACGCGGCAGAGGGGTTGAGCCGCGCGCCACGGGCGGCCGGCATCACGGGGACCGTCGTGCCGTGCCGGCCGCGCGCCGCCACTCGTCCCCTACGCCTCGGCGCCCACCGGCCCGCACGTCGCGAAGCGGCCGTCGTTCACCGCCAGGCCTTGCGCCTCGAACACGGCTCTCACGCGGCCGACCTCCTCGGGGGTGGGGGGCTGCGTGTCCGCCAGCTTGTAGGGGAGCCGGAGCTCCTCCCACTTGTGCTTGCCCATCTGGTGGAACGGCAGGATCTCGACGCGCTGCACGTTCGCGAGCCGGCCGACGAACCGGGCGAGGCCCGCCACGTTCTCGGGGGCGTCGGTGAGGCCGGGGACGAGCACGAACCGGATCCAGGCCGGCTGGCGCAGCTCGGAGAGCCGCTCGGCGAGGCGCAGGGTGGGCTCCACGTCGACCCCGGTGACCTCCCGGTAGGTCTCGGGGTCGTACGACTTGATGTCGAGCAGCACCAGGTCGATCGCCTCGAGCATCTCGTCCGTCAGCCGGTCGCCGAGGTAGCCGGAGGTGTCGAGCGCCGTGTGAAGGCCGAGGTCCTTGCTCCCTTCGAGGATCTCGTGCGCGAACTCCGCCTGCATGAGCGGCTCGCCCCCGCTGAGCGTGACGCCCCCGCAGCCGGCCTTGAGGAAGTCGGCCGACGAAGCGATACGTCCGAGGACCTCCTCGGCCTCGGTCGGCTCTCCCTTGCACTGCCAGGCATCCGGGTTGTGGCAGTACTGGCAGCGCAGAGGGCAGCCCGCGAGGAAGACGACGAACCGGATACCCGGCCCGTCCACGAAGCTGCCGACCTCGGTGGAATGCACGATACCCTTCGACATGACGCTGATGTGCTACCCGCGAAGCCGCGGGCGCTCACGCCGGGGCGGATCCGGATCCCCGGCATCGGTGCGCTCGCCCGGTCCGACTTCGGACACGGCGTCGGCGCGCGAGCGGCGGGTCGGGGAATCGTCTGGGAGGGCCCGACGGGCCGACCACGACGCAGCGCTTCGCCCCCGTCGCGCCGGAGAAGGCGTCCTGGGGGCGGATGGAGGCCGGACCATGCCAGCAGACCCCCGCTCGCCGGGAAGGCGAGGCGATGCGATCGTGGTGACCGGGGCGACCTCGGGCATCGGCAAGGAGACGGCGAAGCGGCTCGCCGCGACGGACTCCCCGGTCGTCCTTCACGGGCGGGACGAAGGGCGGTGTCTCGCGGCTCTCGACGAGGTCGTGGCCGCCACGGGCAACCGGCGGTGTGGGATCGCCGTGGCGGACTTCTCGTCGCTGGCCGCGGTACGCCGCCTGGCCGAGGAGCTCTCGGGGCGCTTCGAGGGCATCGGGGTGCTCGTGGACAACGCGGGCCTGTACTCCGGGGAGCGCGTCGTGACGAGGGACGGCATCGAGCTCACGTTCCAGGTGAACCAGGTCGCGCCGTTCCTGCTGACGTGCCTGCTGCTCGACCGGCTGAAGACGGCGGCCCCGTCGCGCATCGTCGTCGTCGCCTCGGTCGCGCACAAGAGCGCGCACGTCGACCTCTCTCGACTGCCCGACGAGGTCCGCGGGCGGACGCGCTACCAGCCGTACCAGGCGTATGCGCTGTCCAAGTTCGCCAACGTCGTTCTGGCGCTCGAGCTCGCCGAGCGCCTGCGGGGCACCGGTGTCACGGCCAACGCGCTCCACCCCGGCGTGGTGTCCACGAAGCTCCTTCACGCCGGCTTCCCCTACGTCGGCGGGATGCCTCCGGGGAAGGCGGCCGACGCGCCCTTCCGGCTCGCGGCCTCACCCGAGCTCGAGGGGGTCACCGGCGAGTACTTCGAGCGGATGCGGCGAGCCCGGCCGGCGCGCGCCGCGCGCCGAGCGGACGTCCGGGAGCGGTTCTGGAGCATCAGCGAGGAGCTCGCCGGCTCGTTGAGGGACTGAGCGGGTCCTGGGAACATACCGCGGCCGGAGAGCCGTACCGAGGAGGGTGGAGCCATGGAGACGACGGGAAAGGGCATGACGACGACGGGCTCGAGGCTCGCCACCGCCAGGGCCTATCCGATGCTCAGGGTCGAGGATCTCCAGCGGGCGAAGAGGTTCTACGAGGAGAAGCTCGGGCTGGAGGTGCGGCAGAGGGACCGAGATCGGCCTGAAGACCGTCGAGGGCGTCGCCATGATGGCCGGGCAGAAGGTCGCGTGGTTCAGGGATTCAGAGGGCAACATCTGGGCGATCGGGACCGCGTAGGCGCCTGCGACCACGTCCGCGTCCGTCACGCGGGCGCGCCCTCGGCGGCCTTTCGCGCCGTGGTCAGCGCCTCCCGCGTCTCCGGGTCGAACACGTGCATCCGCTCCAGGTCGACGACGACGTCCATGCGGTCGCCGGGTCTGGCGCCCGTCCTCGGGTCCACGCGGGCCAGCAGCTTGGTCTCGCCCGCGAGCAGATGGAGGAAGACCTCGTTGCCCATCAGCTCCGTGACGTCCACGTCGACCGTGATGGGCACGGCAGTGATGCCGGAGGGCACGAACGCCTGATCGTGGATGTTCTCGGGCCGCACGCCGAAGAGCATGTTACGCCCGGTGTAGCGCTGCAGCTCCGGGGCTCTGCCCTCGGGGACCTCGATCGTGAACGTCCCGCCGTCGAGGTGCAGCCTCCCGTCGGCCTGGTCTATGCGGGCCGAGAAGAAGTTCATCGCGGGGCTGCCGATGAAGCCGGCGACGAAGACGTTCCTCGGGTGGTCGTAGAGCTCCTGCGGCGTGCCCACCTGCTGGATGATCCCGACGTCCATCACGGCGATGCGGTCCGCCATCGTCATCGCCTCGGTCTGGTCGTGCGTGACGTAGACGAACGTGGTGCCGAGGCGCTTGTGCAGCTTGCTGATCTCGGCGCGCGTGTTCACGCGCAGCTTGGCGTCCAGGTTCGAGAGCGGCTCGTCGAGCAGGAAGACCTGGGGCTCCCGCACGATCGCCCGCGCCACGGCGATGCGCTGACGCTGCCCGCCGGAGAGCTGCCCGGGCTTGCGGTCCAGCAGCTGCTCCACGCCGAGTATCCTCGCCGCCTCCTTCACCCGGCGTGCGATCTCGTTCTTCGGCATCTTGCGGAGCTTCAGTCCGAACCCGATGTTCCGGGAGATCGTCATGTGGGGGTAGAGCGCGTAGGACTGGAAGACCATGGCGATGTCGCGGTCCTTCGCCGGGACGTCGTTGACGCGCCGGTCACCGATGTAGATCGAGCCCTCCGTCGCCGGCTCCAGCCCCGCCAGCAGGCGCAGAGCGGTGGACTTGCCGCAGCCCGACGGGCCGACGAGCACGAGGAACTCCTTGTCGGGGATCTCGATCGTGAAGTCCTTGAGGGCGTGTACCTCCCCGTACCGCTTCACCACGTGGTCGTACAGTACGCGAGCCATCCCTATCCCTTCACCGCGCCGGCGAGTATGCCCTCGACGAAGTAGCGCTGGAGCGCGAAGAAGACGGCGAGCGGCAGGACCATCGAGACGAAGGCCGCCGCCGTGAGCAGCTGCCACGCTCCGCCGAAGGAGTTCACGAGGTTGGAGATCGTCACCGTCATCGGCGCCACGGCCCGATGACCTCCGAGGTAGACGAGCGCTATCAGGAGGTCGTTCCACACCCAGAGGAACTGGAAGATGCCTAGAGCCGCCAGGGCGGGGACAGAGAGCGGCATCACGATCCGCCTGAACGCCGTGAAGTGCGTGGCGCCCTCGAGGAAGGCCGACTCGAGCAGGTCTTTGGGCAGCGCCACGAAGAAGTTGCGCAGCAGGAAGATGGCGAAGGGCATGCCGTATGCGGCGTGCGCCAGCCACATCCCGTGGAACGTGCCCGTGAGGCCGATCGACGCGTACATCCTGAGCACCGGGATGAGAGTGAGCTGCAGGGGCACCACGATGAGTCCGACGACGACGAGGAACAGCGCGTCGCGTCCCCTGAACTCCATCCAGGCGAAGGCGTAGGCGGCGATCGCGGCGACCAGCATCGTCAGCGCGGTCGCCGGGACGGTGATGACGAGGCTGTTCCGGAAGCTCTGCGCCATGCCCTGGGTGAGCAGGACGGACTCGTAGTTCTGGAGCGTGAACTCGAACGGCGGCCTCAGTGCCGTCCACCACCCGCTCGTGGCGATCGCCCGAGCGGGGCGGAAGGAGCTGACGAACAGGCCGAGAGTCGGCACCATCCAAGCCAGGCACACGCCGATGATCGCGGCGTGAAGCGGTCCTCGGGAGAGCCGCCGCACGGTGCGGGCCGCAAGGGTCTCTGCGCCGCCGTTCACGTCTGCTCCCGCCTGAAGCGACGGATGTTGAGCGCCATGAGCGGCAGGATCCCGGCCAGCAGGATCACGGCCACGGCACTTGCACGCCCGAAGTTGCCGAACGTGAACATCTCCTTGAACATCCGGTTGGCGAGCACGTCGGTGTTGAAGTTGCCGAACGTCATCACGTAGACGAGGTCGAAGACCTTGAGCGAGTTGATCACGAGCGTCACCGCGACCACGACGATCACGGGCTGCAGCATCGGCAGGATGACGTTCCAGAAGATCTGCCGCTCGTTGGCGCCATCGACCCTGGCGGCCTCGATGATCTCGGCCGGTATCCCCTTGAGGCCCGCGGAGACCACGACCAGCGCGAACCCGGTCCAGATCCATGTGCCCGCGACTATGAGGGCGAAGTTGTTGTACGTCGTGTTGGAGATCCAGGCCACCGGCTGGCCGCCCAGCGTGGTGACGATGGCGTTCACCACCCCGATCTGGTCGAACCGCGCCGGCTGGAAGACGTACATGAACCGCCAGATGACGGCCGCTGCGGTGAAGGACACCGCCATCGGCACGAACACGATGGCCTTGGCGATCGCCTCGTAGCGCACCTGGTTCGTCAGCACCGCGAGCAGCAGCCCCAGGACCACCGTCGCGCTGGTGAACAGCAGCAGCCACATCAGGTTGTTGCGGAAGACGAGGATCGTCTCGCGGTGCGTGAGCAGGTAGGCGTAGTGGGAGAGCCCGACGTACTGCCCCGAGCGCGGGTCGAAGAGGCTCATGTACAGCGTGCTGAGCGCCGGATAGAGCAGGTAGACGCCCAGAAGCGCGGCCGCCGGCGCGAGGTAGAGCCACGCCGGGTCGAGCCGGAAGCGACGCTCGGAGGGGTCGCCCGAAGGGGCGCCGCGCTGCGGCGGCGCCCCTTCGGGCATCATCTCGGACATCGGTTACTCGCCGCCGCCGTTCTCGGTCGGCGTCTCCTCCTGTGCGCCCTCACCCTCCTGGGCGCCGTACGCGTCCTCCGCCACGGACTCGATCCGTTGCAGGATGCTGTCGAGGTTGCCCGGGTTCTGCACGTAGTCCAGCACGCCTTGCCAGAACGCGCTCTGGACCTCGGCGGGCATGGCGTCGCCCGCCCCGAAGCGGAGCGGGTCGGCCTCCGCGAGCTGGTCGGCCGCCTTCACGGCGACGGGATCGGGATAGGCATCCTCGCTCAGCGCGGCGCTCGCGGTGGTGAACCCTCCGGCCTCGGCCCATGGCCGCCAGTTCTCGCCGTCGGCGAGGTACTCCAGGAGCGAGCGCGCCGAAGGCGTGTCGTTCAGCATCACGACGACGTCGCCGCCCACCGTGACGGCGTTGGCATACTGCTCGTCGATCGGCGGGAAATCGAAGAAGTCGTAGCCCTGCTCGGGCTCGAGGTCGGGGAACTGGCTCTCGATGAAGCCCTGCGTGAAGGCGCCGAGGAAGTACATGCGCGACCTGGGGGGGTCCTGGAACGGCCCGTAGGACGCGTCCTCGAAGTTCGTGCCGACGATCGCGGATGCGCCTCCCTCGACGTTGCCCTCGGTGTTCGCGATCTCACCGAAACGCTCGAACGCCGACCGCACGGCTTCGTGCGTCCATGGGATCTCGTGGTCCACCCACTGGTCGTACACTTCAGGTCCGCTCTCGGCGAGGAGGATCTCGGCGATCCAGTCCGCGCCGGGCCATCCGCTCGCGCCACCGGACTCGAACCCCATCGACCAAGGAGCCACGTCGTCCTGTTCGCGGATCTGGTTCGTCAGCGCCACGAGGTCGTCCCAGGACTCGGGGATCTCATAGCCCTGCTCCTCGAAGTCCGGCGGGCTGTACCACACCGTGCTCTTCGGCGCGGCCTTGACGAACACTCCGTACAGCGTCCCGTCGACGCTGCCGAGCTCGACCCATTGCTCCGCGTAGTCCTCGCGGAACTGATCCATGTTGTCGAGCACGTCCTCGAGCGGGATGAGGTCGCCCGCCTCCCCGAACTCCTGCATCAGCGCCGGGTTCGGCAGTATGGCGAGGTCCGGAGGATTGCCACCGGCGATCCTGGAACGAA encodes:
- a CDS encoding carbohydrate ABC transporter substrate-binding protein, with translation MRSRPLALLLVLAVSVAMLATGCPAEPDEEEEIGAVSVVGVWGGGELESFQEVVAGWEEETGGEMRFEGTRDLSAILRSRIAGGNPPDLAILPNPALMQEFGEAGDLIPLEDVLDNMDQFREDYAEQWVELGSVDGTLYGVFVKAAPKSTVWYSPPDFEEQGYEIPESWDDLVALTNQIREQDDVAPWSMGFESGGASGWPGADWIAEILLAESGPEVYDQWVDHEIPWTHEAVRSAFERFGEIANTEGNVEGGASAIVGTNFEDASYGPFQDPPRSRMYFLGAFTQGFIESQFPDLEPEQGYDFFDFPPIDEQYANAVTVGGDVVVMLNDTPSARSLLEYLADGENWRPWAEAGGFTTASAALSEDAYPDPVAVKAADQLAEADPLRFGAGDAMPAEVQSAFWQGVLDYVQNPGNLDSILQRIESVAEDAYGAQEGEGAQEETPTENGGGE